One region of Baekduia soli genomic DNA includes:
- a CDS encoding putative bifunctional diguanylate cyclase/phosphodiesterase, producing the protein MPLPARLHRPGRTPTSPLTRLRRMFLGAALASLVQATVMIAGADAPVAVRALGAAAALVLCASWLSGARRGAFRRAADLVEVPALLVLMHIAPGSPFVPLFGLAFRSLYGGPRGAMARYALWVAALLLAHATRGAVEIRADLARALGLAIAPPLFQVLLAALRRLQASEQRLASLVQNSTDVVTVLGEDLVITWQAEPIRTVLGHDPADLSGTSLLDLVDEDDHAALHTFVDDAARQHGLVRTIPLHLRHADGGLREFEVVVSDRLGDPSVRGLVLNMRDATERSRLERELRHLAAEREHDALHDPLTGLANRRKLFQRLEAAIAAAVGEDRAVALLIIDLDGFKELNDTLGHQAGDRLLSEIGPRLAAGAPAADLVARLGGDEFAVVLGPGVTLTEAERTACAIRAIIDRPVALSGLTLRVRASVGIAMYPEHAPNLTALVQRADIAMYCAKSEGLGHSVYDPARDSSSTQRLALMGELPEAIESDELVVLYQPLIDFRSGAIAGAEALVRWQHPVHGLLGPDVLLPLVEQSGLMSLLTGRVLDRALAQRAAWSAAGLDLDVAVNLAAPNLIDIGFAAAVDALLREHGVPPRALTLEVTETIVAADPPRVIGVMGQLHALGVRLSLDDFGTGSSSLSFLRRLPVQELKIDKSFVLGMDGHAHDGAIVRMITRLGHDLGVSVVAEGIETAAVYEHLRAGGCDRGQGFLLGRPVPADELARLAAAEPAGRAAA; encoded by the coding sequence ATGCCCCTCCCCGCCCGACTCCATCGCCCCGGCCGCACGCCCACGTCCCCGCTGACGCGGCTGCGGCGCATGTTCCTCGGGGCCGCCCTGGCCAGCCTGGTCCAGGCGACCGTGATGATCGCCGGCGCGGACGCGCCCGTGGCCGTTCGGGCGCTGGGGGCGGCCGCGGCCCTCGTGCTGTGCGCCAGCTGGCTGTCGGGCGCCCGGCGCGGCGCGTTCCGCCGGGCGGCCGACCTCGTCGAGGTGCCCGCGCTGCTCGTCCTGATGCACATCGCGCCCGGCAGCCCGTTCGTGCCGCTCTTCGGCCTGGCCTTCCGCTCGCTGTACGGCGGCCCGCGCGGCGCCATGGCGCGCTACGCGCTGTGGGTCGCCGCGCTGCTGCTCGCCCACGCCACCCGCGGCGCGGTCGAGATCCGAGCCGACCTGGCCCGCGCGCTCGGCCTCGCGATCGCCCCTCCGCTCTTCCAGGTCCTCCTCGCGGCCCTGCGCCGCCTCCAGGCCAGCGAGCAGCGGCTGGCCTCGCTCGTGCAGAACTCCACCGACGTCGTGACGGTCCTGGGCGAGGACCTCGTCATCACCTGGCAGGCGGAGCCGATCCGGACCGTCCTGGGCCACGACCCCGCCGACCTCAGCGGCACGTCGCTGCTGGACCTCGTCGACGAGGACGATCACGCGGCCCTGCACACCTTCGTCGACGACGCCGCCCGGCAGCATGGCCTCGTGCGGACGATCCCCCTGCACCTGCGCCACGCCGACGGCGGGCTGCGGGAGTTCGAGGTCGTCGTCTCCGACCGCCTCGGCGACCCCAGCGTCCGTGGCCTGGTCCTCAACATGCGCGACGCGACCGAGCGCAGCCGGCTGGAGCGCGAGCTGCGCCACCTCGCCGCCGAGCGCGAGCACGACGCGCTGCACGACCCGCTGACCGGGCTGGCCAACCGGCGCAAGCTCTTCCAGCGCCTGGAGGCCGCGATCGCCGCGGCCGTCGGCGAGGATCGCGCCGTGGCCCTGCTCATCATCGACCTCGACGGCTTCAAGGAGCTCAACGACACCCTCGGCCACCAGGCCGGCGACCGCCTCCTGAGCGAGATCGGCCCGCGGCTGGCCGCCGGTGCGCCGGCGGCCGACCTCGTCGCGCGCCTCGGCGGCGACGAGTTCGCCGTGGTGCTGGGCCCGGGCGTCACGCTGACCGAGGCCGAGCGCACCGCCTGCGCCATCCGCGCGATCATCGACCGCCCGGTGGCACTGAGCGGGCTGACGCTGCGGGTGCGCGCCAGCGTCGGCATCGCGATGTACCCCGAGCACGCGCCGAACCTGACGGCGCTGGTGCAGCGGGCCGACATCGCGATGTACTGCGCCAAGTCCGAGGGGCTCGGTCACAGCGTCTACGACCCCGCCCGCGACAGCTCCTCGACGCAGCGCCTGGCGCTCATGGGCGAGCTGCCCGAGGCGATCGAGTCCGACGAGCTCGTCGTGCTCTACCAGCCGCTGATCGACTTCCGCTCGGGCGCGATCGCCGGCGCCGAGGCGCTCGTGCGCTGGCAGCACCCCGTCCACGGGCTGCTCGGGCCCGACGTCCTGCTGCCGCTCGTCGAGCAGAGCGGCCTGATGTCCCTGCTCACCGGGCGCGTCCTGGATCGCGCGCTGGCCCAGCGCGCGGCGTGGAGCGCCGCGGGCCTGGACCTCGACGTGGCCGTCAACCTCGCCGCGCCCAACCTGATCGACATCGGCTTCGCCGCCGCGGTCGACGCGCTCCTGCGCGAGCACGGCGTGCCGCCCCGCGCCCTGACGCTCGAGGTCACCGAGACGATCGTGGCCGCCGACCCGCCGCGGGTCATCGGGGTGATGGGCCAGCTCCACGCGCTCGGGGTGCGGCTGTCGCTCGACGACTTCGGCACGGGGTCGTCCTCGCTCAGCTTCCTGCGCCGGCTGCCCGTGCAGGAGCTCAAGATCGACAAGTCGTTCGTGCTCGGCATGGACGGCCACGCCCACGACGGCGCGATCGTCAGGATGATCACCCGGCTCGGACACGACCTCGGCGTCTCTGTCGTCGCCGAGGGCATCGAGACCGCCGCGGTCTACGAGCACCTACGCGCCGGCGGCTGCGACCGCGGCCAGGGCTTCCTGCTCGGGCGCCCGGTCCCTGCGGACGAGCTCGCCCGGCTCGCCGCGGCCGAGCCCGCCGGCCGCGCCGCGGCCTGA
- a CDS encoding acyl-CoA dehydrogenase family protein: MTREEALLLERSLEEALAPLHPADWDPPDDGSLAAEAWALCAELGWDHAGLPEDLGGMGDDVGPLVILAQAAGRHPLAMPLVETALARWALATAGLEQPPEGAILTVAHDGDALALRPAPGGPEATGRLARVPWARHARALVAAGPDGALVVVDLEGPGAAVEPHVDLAGQARDDVVLDAVAVAAADGSEGRRAAALLAPRAEVLRSAQIAGALGRALALTREHTSRRSQFGRPLTRFQLVGAHLATMAAHAALVDAMLDDACRAEDDAALAASAGSLALIAAEAATEVARSAHQCHGAIGATREYQLHHFTRRLWSWRSDGGGERRRARTLGERAQAASAAELWAGTEPSPLRG; encoded by the coding sequence GTGACGCGCGAGGAGGCGCTGCTGCTGGAGCGGTCGCTCGAGGAGGCGCTCGCGCCGCTGCACCCGGCCGACTGGGATCCGCCCGACGACGGCAGCCTCGCCGCCGAGGCGTGGGCGCTGTGCGCCGAGCTGGGCTGGGATCACGCCGGGCTGCCCGAGGACCTGGGCGGCATGGGCGACGACGTCGGCCCCCTGGTGATCCTCGCGCAGGCCGCGGGCCGCCATCCGCTGGCGATGCCGCTCGTCGAGACGGCGCTCGCGCGCTGGGCGCTGGCCACCGCAGGGCTCGAGCAGCCGCCGGAGGGCGCGATCCTGACGGTCGCCCACGACGGCGATGCCCTCGCGCTGCGCCCCGCGCCCGGCGGCCCGGAGGCGACCGGGCGGCTGGCCCGCGTGCCGTGGGCGCGCCACGCCCGGGCGCTGGTGGCGGCCGGGCCGGACGGCGCGCTGGTGGTCGTCGACCTCGAGGGCCCCGGGGCGGCCGTGGAGCCGCACGTCGACCTCGCCGGTCAGGCGCGCGACGACGTCGTCCTGGACGCCGTCGCGGTCGCCGCGGCCGACGGCTCGGAGGGGCGGCGCGCGGCCGCGCTGCTGGCGCCACGCGCCGAGGTGCTGCGCAGCGCGCAGATCGCCGGCGCTCTGGGCCGCGCGCTGGCCCTGACGCGCGAGCACACGTCGCGGCGCAGCCAGTTCGGGCGCCCGCTGACGCGCTTCCAGCTCGTCGGCGCGCACCTGGCGACGATGGCCGCCCACGCGGCGCTCGTCGACGCGATGCTCGACGACGCCTGCCGCGCCGAGGACGACGCGGCGCTGGCCGCGAGCGCCGGGAGCCTCGCGCTCATCGCCGCCGAGGCGGCGACCGAGGTCGCCCGCAGCGCGCACCAGTGCCACGGCGCGATCGGGGCCACGCGCGAGTACCAGCTGCACCACTTCACCCGGCGGCTGTGGTCGTGGCGCTCGGACGGCGGCGGCGAGCGTCGCCGCGCGCGCACGCTCGGCGAGCGCGCCCAGGCGGCGTCGGCCGCCGAGCTGTGGGCCGGGACGGAGCCCAGCCCGCTGCGGGGCTGA
- a CDS encoding acyl-CoA dehydrogenase family protein produces MAEPLAELRSEVAAFLAAEQATGRFAPRCDAWMRGVDRGFSQDLGRRGWLGITWPTAYGGRGQPHLARLVVTEELLRAGAPVASHWIAERQIGPAILRYGTEALKHELLPPIAAGELTFCLGMSESEAGSDLAAVRTVAQRDGDGFRVTGTKIWTTNAHRAEFAYVLAVTDSAAGKAGRLSEFVVDMRTPEVEVRPIYDLAGEHHFNEVFFDGAFVPEGRVIGTVGRGWEQVTAQLAFERGGPERFMSTYPLLQALAAGAERDASAAEAIGGLVARLRGLRTLAWETARRMDAGEAPAQAAAILKFLGTSYEQDLLETARRLLEPGSEATAAMLADVQLAMPGISLRGGSTEILAGIIAKDAEVAR; encoded by the coding sequence GTGGCTGAGCCCCTCGCCGAGCTGCGGTCCGAGGTCGCCGCCTTCCTGGCCGCCGAGCAGGCCACCGGGCGCTTCGCACCGCGCTGCGACGCCTGGATGCGCGGCGTCGACCGTGGGTTCTCGCAGGACCTCGGGCGCCGCGGCTGGCTCGGGATCACCTGGCCGACGGCCTACGGCGGCCGCGGGCAGCCGCACCTGGCGCGGCTGGTGGTCACGGAGGAGCTGCTGCGCGCCGGCGCGCCCGTGGCCTCCCACTGGATCGCCGAGCGCCAGATCGGCCCCGCGATCCTCCGCTACGGCACCGAGGCGCTCAAGCACGAGCTGCTGCCGCCCATCGCCGCCGGCGAGCTGACGTTCTGCCTGGGGATGAGCGAGAGCGAGGCCGGCTCCGACCTGGCCGCCGTGCGCACCGTCGCGCAGCGCGACGGCGACGGCTTCCGCGTCACGGGCACCAAGATCTGGACGACGAACGCCCACCGGGCCGAGTTCGCCTACGTACTGGCCGTCACCGACTCGGCGGCCGGCAAGGCCGGACGGCTCAGCGAGTTCGTGGTCGACATGCGCACGCCCGAGGTCGAGGTCCGGCCGATCTACGACCTGGCCGGCGAGCACCACTTCAACGAGGTGTTCTTCGACGGCGCGTTCGTCCCCGAGGGCCGGGTGATCGGCACCGTGGGACGCGGCTGGGAGCAGGTCACCGCGCAGCTGGCCTTCGAGCGCGGGGGTCCCGAGCGCTTCATGAGCACCTACCCGCTGCTGCAGGCGCTCGCCGCCGGCGCCGAGCGCGACGCGTCGGCGGCCGAGGCGATCGGCGGCCTCGTCGCCCGCCTGCGCGGCCTGCGGACCCTGGCCTGGGAGACCGCGCGGCGCATGGACGCCGGCGAGGCGCCCGCCCAGGCGGCGGCGATCCTGAAGTTCCTGGGCACAAGCTACGAGCAGGACCTGCTCGAGACGGCCCGGCGGCTGCTGGAGCCCGGCTCGGAGGCCACGGCCGCCATGCTCGCCGACGTGCAGCTCGCGATGCCCGGCATCTCGCTGCGCGGCGGCTCCACCGAGATCCTGGCCGGCATCATCGCCAAGGACGCGGAGGTGGCCCGGTGA
- a CDS encoding ketopantoate reductase family protein, protein MRIAIVGVGAMGAVYAGLLGRAGNEVWAIDVDEEHVAAMRERGLRVEGASGDSTVAVHATTDAGEAGEVDLVVIATKAHHVQDAARAAAPLLGDDTLVLSIQNGLGSADRVAAVLGEDRVAMGVVGGFGASIRGPGHVHHHGLELVRLGERRGPVSPRIERVADVWRAAGFTVNTYDDVHKLVWEKLICNVAFSGPCAMTGLTIQGMLDSPSGWWVSSSCAEEAYAVARAMDVDLGFDDASAYVRAFGEKIPGARPSMLLDVLAGRRTEVDVINGAIGPLAHEHGVPAPVNETVTALVRVKDDQAGQGHGG, encoded by the coding sequence GTGAGGATCGCGATCGTCGGCGTGGGCGCCATGGGCGCGGTCTACGCCGGCCTTCTGGGCCGGGCGGGCAACGAGGTCTGGGCCATCGACGTCGACGAGGAGCACGTGGCCGCGATGCGCGAGCGCGGCCTGCGCGTGGAGGGCGCCAGCGGCGACAGCACCGTGGCCGTGCACGCCACCACCGACGCCGGCGAGGCCGGCGAGGTCGACCTGGTGGTCATCGCGACCAAGGCCCATCACGTGCAGGATGCGGCCCGCGCCGCCGCGCCGCTGCTCGGCGACGACACGCTCGTGCTCTCGATCCAGAACGGCCTGGGCAGCGCCGACCGCGTCGCCGCCGTCCTCGGCGAGGACCGGGTGGCGATGGGCGTCGTGGGCGGCTTCGGCGCCTCCATCCGGGGACCGGGGCACGTGCACCACCACGGGCTCGAGCTCGTGCGGCTCGGGGAGCGCCGCGGACCGGTCAGCCCGCGGATCGAGCGCGTGGCCGACGTCTGGCGCGCGGCCGGCTTCACCGTCAACACCTACGACGACGTGCACAAGCTCGTGTGGGAGAAGCTCATCTGCAACGTCGCCTTCTCCGGGCCCTGCGCGATGACGGGGCTCACCATCCAGGGCATGCTCGACAGCCCGAGCGGCTGGTGGGTCTCGTCGTCGTGCGCCGAGGAGGCCTACGCCGTGGCGCGCGCGATGGACGTCGACCTCGGCTTCGACGACGCGTCGGCCTACGTCCGCGCCTTCGGGGAGAAGATCCCCGGCGCGCGGCCCTCCATGCTGCTCGACGTCCTGGCGGGACGGCGCACCGAGGTCGACGTGATCAACGGGGCCATCGGCCCCCTGGCGCACGAGCACGGGGTGCCGGCGCCCGTCAACGAGACGGTCACGGCACTCGTGCGCGTCAAGGACGACCAGGCCGGGCAGGGCCACGGTGGCTGA
- a CDS encoding isochorismatase family protein, whose translation MDHDTLGEFYASRRIGHRTGFGERAAVVVIDMSEAFCDPAYDVGAPMDATVEAIATLLEHARARGVPVVYATMAFDAADPEASAGMWGRKVPALLQLVDSDPRATGVHPRLAPAESDASFIKTRSSAFFGTPLEELLETMDVDTLIVTGCSTSGCIRATALDGVSLGYRIVVPEECVADRAEAPHRANLADIDAKYGDVLALSEVLERL comes from the coding sequence GTGGACCACGACACGCTCGGCGAGTTCTATGCGAGCCGCAGGATCGGACACCGCACGGGGTTCGGCGAGCGCGCCGCGGTGGTCGTCATCGACATGTCCGAGGCGTTCTGCGACCCGGCCTACGACGTCGGCGCCCCGATGGACGCCACCGTCGAGGCCATCGCGACCCTGCTGGAGCACGCGCGCGCCCGCGGCGTCCCCGTCGTGTACGCCACGATGGCCTTCGACGCCGCCGACCCCGAGGCCAGCGCCGGCATGTGGGGCCGCAAGGTCCCGGCGCTGCTGCAGCTCGTCGACTCCGACCCGCGCGCGACCGGCGTCCACCCGCGCCTGGCCCCGGCGGAGAGCGACGCGTCGTTCATCAAGACGCGCTCGTCGGCGTTCTTCGGCACGCCGCTGGAGGAGCTGCTGGAGACGATGGACGTCGACACGCTGATCGTCACGGGCTGCTCGACGTCGGGCTGCATCCGGGCCACCGCCCTGGACGGCGTCTCGCTCGGCTACCGGATCGTCGTGCCCGAGGAGTGCGTCGCCGACCGCGCCGAGGCGCCGCACCGCGCCAACCTCGCCGACATCGACGCCAAGTACGGCGACGTCCTGGCGCTGTCGGAGGTCCTCGAGCGCCTGTGA
- a CDS encoding DUF1330 domain-containing protein: MPDVYALLLVDGIDDRETYRRYEEQFDVDSFTAHGGEIVIKSETPAPMEGDWPYQRVVLLRFPSQAQLDAWYGSPEYASVRELRLASARQRMAAFPALEWSEETRLMA; this comes from the coding sequence GTGCCCGACGTGTACGCCCTGCTGCTGGTCGACGGCATCGACGACCGCGAGACCTACCGGCGCTACGAGGAGCAGTTCGACGTGGACTCCTTCACCGCCCACGGCGGCGAGATCGTCATCAAGAGCGAGACCCCCGCGCCGATGGAGGGCGACTGGCCCTATCAGCGCGTGGTGCTGCTGCGGTTCCCGTCCCAGGCCCAGCTCGACGCCTGGTACGGATCGCCCGAGTACGCCTCGGTGCGCGAGCTGCGCCTCGCGTCGGCCCGGCAGCGGATGGCCGCCTTCCCGGCGCTGGAGTGGTCGGAGGAGACGCGGCTGATGGCCTAG